The following coding sequences lie in one Pseudarthrobacter phenanthrenivorans Sphe3 genomic window:
- the rpmF gene encoding 50S ribosomal protein L32, with product MAVPKRKMSRSNTRARRSQWKATAPHLVKTVENGQVTYSLPHQAKVVTDSAGTALFLEYKGRKVADV from the coding sequence GTGGCTGTTCCCAAGCGGAAAATGTCTCGCTCGAATACCCGCGCCCGCCGCTCCCAGTGGAAGGCGACCGCCCCCCACCTGGTGAAGACCGTAGAGAACGGCCAGGTCACCTACAGCCTGCCGCACCAGGCAAAGGTCGTCACCGACTCGGCCGGCACTGCGCTGTTCCTTGAGTACAAGGGA
- a CDS encoding YceD family protein encodes MAFDVKDLGRSPGSMRTLTEHVPAPSDLGVALIGVQEGSDIELDLRLEAVHEGILVSGTVVTEVTGECGRCLDPLAYDLEVNVQELFFYEGVQLSDEEDDEEQRRVEHDVIDLEPVLRDAVVTALPFQPVCREDCQGLCSECGVRLEDEPGHHHEVLDPRWAALADMAKPDRQN; translated from the coding sequence TTGGCGTTCGACGTCAAGGACCTCGGGCGCAGCCCGGGAAGCATGCGGACGCTGACGGAACATGTACCCGCACCAAGTGACCTTGGTGTGGCGCTCATTGGTGTTCAGGAAGGCTCGGATATCGAGCTGGATCTGAGGCTTGAGGCCGTACACGAAGGAATTCTGGTATCAGGAACCGTGGTCACCGAAGTAACCGGTGAATGCGGCCGATGCCTGGATCCCCTTGCGTATGACCTCGAGGTCAATGTGCAAGAACTTTTCTTCTACGAGGGCGTTCAGCTGTCGGACGAAGAAGATGATGAAGAGCAACGTCGAGTCGAGCACGATGTAATCGATCTTGAACCGGTGTTGCGGGACGCAGTGGTGACCGCGCTGCCGTTCCAGCCGGTGTGCCGGGAAGACTGCCAGGGCCTTTGCTCCGAATGCGGAGTTCGCCTGGAAGACGAGCCGGGGCACCACCACGAGGTCTTGGATCCTCGCTGGGCTGCCCTAGCTGATATGGCTAAGCCTGACCGGCAAAATTGA
- the coaD gene encoding pantetheine-phosphate adenylyltransferase, producing MRRAVCPGSFDPIHNGHLEVIARAASLFDEVIVAVSTNQAKKYRFSLADRLDMARETLASLKGIVVEPVGEGLLAEYCRHRGVSAIVKGLRSSSDFDYELPMATMNRQLSGVETVFLPAEAHYVHLSSTLIKEVAGLGGNVSEYVPRSVLRRMSTGEPAAHQAQNG from the coding sequence ATGAGACGAGCTGTCTGCCCCGGATCCTTCGACCCCATCCACAACGGCCATCTCGAGGTCATAGCCCGCGCCGCAAGCCTCTTCGATGAGGTCATTGTGGCCGTCTCCACGAACCAGGCCAAGAAATACAGGTTCAGCCTGGCCGACCGCCTGGACATGGCCAGGGAAACGCTCGCTTCGCTCAAGGGCATCGTGGTGGAACCTGTCGGCGAAGGCCTTTTGGCCGAGTACTGCCGGCACCGGGGGGTCTCAGCAATCGTCAAGGGCCTGAGGTCCTCGTCCGATTTTGACTACGAGCTGCCCATGGCAACAATGAACCGGCAGCTGAGCGGGGTGGAAACGGTCTTCCTGCCGGCCGAAGCGCACTACGTGCACTTGTCCTCCACCCTCATCAAAGAGGTGGCCGGCCTGGGCGGCAACGTGTCCGAGTATGTGCCTAGGTCTGTACTGCGGCGCATGAGTACGGGCGAGCCTGCGGCGCATCAGGCGCAGAACGGGTAG
- a CDS encoding aminotransferase class I/II-fold pyridoxal phosphate-dependent enzyme, whose amino-acid sequence MHPPRELSTPLAPAPWQRTALGANLLAPDGGLGVTIFEEMTTLAVRTGAINLGQGFPDEDGPLEVREAARAAIAAGANQYAPGKGIPELREAVSAHQQRFYGMMPNPETEVIVTTGATEAIAASLLAFAGPGDEVLTLEPFYDSYGAVIGLSGATHVTAPLLAPDFMPDMAALEAAFTERTKVVLLNNPHNPTGAVFPREVLQRIVDLAARHNSIIITDEVYEHLTFGVRHVPVASLPGAADRTVTISSAGKTFSLTGWKIGWLTGPEELVAAARTVKQFLTYSSGTPFQSAIAAGLALPDSFYEGIAASLRQKRDILSDGLRAAGFGVFSPQGTYFINVDTAPLGISDSVDLARKLPALVGVAAIPVPVFCHPEGAQRTRSLLRFAFCKKTAVLEEAADRLSSLSGRL is encoded by the coding sequence ATGCATCCACCACGGGAACTTTCCACCCCCCTGGCCCCCGCCCCCTGGCAGCGCACGGCACTCGGCGCGAACCTCCTGGCACCCGACGGAGGGCTCGGCGTCACCATCTTCGAGGAAATGACCACGCTGGCAGTCCGGACCGGTGCCATCAACCTGGGCCAGGGGTTCCCGGACGAGGATGGGCCGCTGGAAGTCCGGGAAGCTGCGCGGGCTGCGATTGCCGCCGGCGCCAACCAGTACGCGCCCGGGAAGGGCATCCCTGAACTGCGGGAAGCTGTGTCCGCCCACCAGCAGCGTTTTTATGGGATGATGCCCAACCCCGAGACAGAGGTAATCGTCACCACGGGCGCGACAGAAGCGATCGCCGCCTCACTTCTGGCTTTTGCCGGTCCTGGCGACGAGGTGCTCACCCTGGAACCCTTCTACGACTCCTACGGAGCGGTGATCGGGCTCTCCGGGGCAACCCACGTCACCGCCCCGCTGCTGGCTCCGGACTTCATGCCGGACATGGCTGCGCTTGAGGCGGCGTTTACGGAGCGGACAAAGGTGGTGCTCCTGAACAACCCCCACAACCCCACCGGCGCAGTCTTCCCCCGGGAGGTGCTGCAACGGATAGTGGACCTGGCAGCCAGGCACAACAGCATCATCATCACCGATGAGGTGTATGAGCACCTCACGTTCGGCGTCCGGCACGTCCCGGTGGCCTCACTGCCCGGCGCTGCGGACAGGACAGTGACCATCTCGTCAGCCGGCAAGACGTTCTCCCTGACCGGCTGGAAGATCGGGTGGCTGACCGGCCCCGAAGAACTGGTCGCCGCCGCCCGGACGGTCAAGCAGTTCCTCACCTACAGCTCGGGCACCCCGTTCCAGTCAGCAATAGCTGCCGGCCTGGCCCTCCCGGATTCCTTCTATGAAGGCATCGCTGCATCGCTGCGGCAGAAACGCGACATCCTCAGCGATGGGTTGCGCGCCGCAGGTTTCGGCGTCTTCTCACCCCAGGGCACGTACTTCATCAATGTGGACACAGCACCCCTGGGCATCAGCGATTCGGTTGATTTGGCACGGAAACTCCCCGCCCTTGTGGGGGTGGCGGCAATCCCCGTACCTGTTTTCTGCCACCCGGAGGGAGCCCAACGCACCCGCAGCCTCCTGCGTTTCGCCTTCTGCAAGAAGACCGCGGTCCTGGAAGAGGCGGCGGACCGCCTGTCTTCCCTCAGCGGCAGGCTGTGA
- a CDS encoding spermidine synthase, with protein MTTGGRDGRATRFLRTTGQHASIEPDPFTGGSYVLSIGGAEQSHVNLAQPEEIFYEYLRRIGHLVDLAAPAGTPVTALHLGAGALTLARYIQATRPGSVQYAVELERELLDFVLRQLPLPEGTDLQTVIGDARESLSRLDPALLFDVVILDIFSGPDAPAHLACSAFYREVRERLSPSGLLIVNVGDEPGLTLVRSQVAAMRAAMPDVAAVAEAGMFEGRYPGNIVLAGTQVPWPQDWTAELTARGPHPARVATGVDLDPLAG; from the coding sequence GTGACGACCGGCGGGCGGGACGGCCGCGCAACGAGGTTCCTCCGTACTACCGGGCAGCACGCCTCGATTGAACCGGACCCCTTCACCGGAGGCAGCTACGTCCTCAGCATCGGAGGAGCGGAGCAGTCCCACGTGAACCTCGCCCAGCCGGAGGAGATCTTCTACGAGTACCTGCGCCGCATCGGGCACCTGGTGGATCTGGCCGCCCCAGCCGGGACTCCGGTCACCGCGCTTCACTTGGGCGCCGGAGCACTGACGCTGGCCCGCTACATCCAGGCGACGAGGCCCGGATCTGTGCAGTATGCCGTGGAGCTGGAGCGCGAGCTGCTTGATTTCGTCCTGCGGCAGCTCCCCCTGCCCGAGGGGACGGATCTGCAGACAGTCATCGGTGACGCACGGGAATCCCTTTCCCGGCTCGACCCCGCACTCCTCTTCGACGTTGTCATCCTGGACATCTTCTCGGGGCCGGACGCTCCGGCACACCTGGCCTGCAGCGCCTTTTACCGGGAAGTCCGGGAGCGGCTGAGCCCCAGCGGGCTGCTCATCGTCAATGTGGGAGATGAGCCGGGGCTGACGCTGGTCCGGAGCCAGGTGGCGGCCATGCGGGCGGCGATGCCGGACGTGGCCGCCGTGGCAGAGGCGGGCATGTTCGAGGGCCGCTACCCCGGCAACATCGTCCTCGCCGGTACCCAGGTACCGTGGCCCCAGGACTGGACTGCTGAGCTGACTGCCCGCGGGCCGCACCCGGCACGGGTGGCCACCGGTGTCGATCTTGACCCCTTGGCGGGGTAA
- the rsmD gene encoding 16S rRNA (guanine(966)-N(2))-methyltransferase RsmD, whose amino-acid sequence MSRIIAGAAGGTPLTTVPGSLTRPTTDRVKEALFSRLDAFNVIAGSRVLDLYAGSGSLGVESGSRGAQAVDLVESDAKASAVCQRNADLVNGVLGRKAVTVHRSKVEPFLDRAPAAAMWDLVFLDPPYPLEEVALQAALEKLAPHLSQAAVVVVERSSRSPEPRWPDALTRFAEKKYGETRLWFAEPFVPDAIDSEDLSEAVDPAQQ is encoded by the coding sequence ATGAGCCGGATCATTGCAGGTGCCGCCGGCGGCACCCCCTTGACCACCGTTCCGGGTTCCCTCACCAGGCCCACCACTGACCGCGTGAAGGAAGCACTCTTTTCCCGCCTGGATGCCTTCAATGTCATTGCCGGGTCCCGGGTGCTGGACCTCTACGCCGGTTCCGGTTCCCTGGGGGTGGAAAGCGGCAGCAGGGGGGCGCAGGCAGTTGACCTGGTTGAGTCGGACGCCAAGGCAAGTGCTGTATGCCAGCGCAACGCCGACCTCGTCAACGGCGTCCTGGGCCGCAAGGCCGTGACCGTCCACCGCTCCAAGGTGGAACCCTTCCTGGACCGCGCCCCGGCCGCAGCCATGTGGGACCTCGTATTCCTGGACCCGCCGTACCCGCTCGAGGAGGTGGCCCTGCAGGCTGCGCTCGAGAAGCTCGCCCCGCACCTGTCCCAGGCGGCGGTGGTGGTGGTGGAGCGGTCCTCCCGTTCACCCGAGCCCAGGTGGCCGGACGCCTTGACCCGGTTTGCGGAGAAAAAGTACGGGGAGACACGCCTCTGGTTCGCTGAGCCGTTCGTGCCGGATGCCATCGACAGCGAGGACTTGTCCGAGGCAGTGGACCCGGCGCAGCAGTAA